One genomic window of Sphingopyxis sp. OPL5 includes the following:
- a CDS encoding UrcA family protein — protein sequence MAKLTLILLAAPIALTSLSLPAAAQEKKTVIVRYDDLNISSVSGRERLNTRVKMAVRDVCGTRLAQGLRAQQKARYCEDIAMNDADVKLAALFNGDGTALASRGPVIVAAP from the coding sequence ATGGCGAAACTGACCCTGATCCTGCTGGCGGCACCCATCGCGCTCACCAGCCTTTCCCTTCCTGCCGCCGCGCAGGAGAAAAAGACCGTGATCGTTCGCTACGACGATCTCAATATTTCGAGCGTGTCGGGTCGCGAGCGACTGAACACGCGCGTCAAGATGGCGGTGCGCGACGTTTGCGGCACCCGCCTCGCGCAGGGGCTGCGTGCCCAGCAAAAGGCACGCTATTGCGAAGATATCGCGATGAACGACGCCGACGTGAAACTCGCCGCGCTGTTCAACGGCGACGGCACGGCGCTCGCCTCGCGCGGCCCGGTGATCGTCGCCGCGCCCTGA
- a CDS encoding BCCT family transporter encodes MPAALPRRINRPVFFVPLAILAAAVGFSLWQRAAFFEAEVAINDWVLLWLGPVFAVAGVAFLVLLAAVALSPLGRTIIGGPDAKPLLGRWRWFAVMLCTTIATGILFWGAAEPLFHLNTPPAMLGLQPGSDGAAAFAMSTMFLHWTLTPYGIYTVAALAFALVYYNRGEPFSLSSLFVPLIGQRAHGPVGSGIDIICLYALVAGMAASMGAGILALAGGIEGLGGFAGGPGLRWGIMIAIVASFLISAATGLQKGIAGLSVLNTWIFFAIIAFVLLAGPTAEMLGLSLRGGADYVGTFVPRNLGLDVDRDWHRQWTIFNWANWFAWAPVTALFLGRLAVGYSVRAFILFNLILPALFGAVWMTAIAGATIILDQQSGASLYAILSTQGPDPVLFRLFDALGGGSVVTAIVLFAIFLSYVAGADANVSAMSALSTHGITPERPEAPLWIQIVWGVTVGLVAMVLVAAAGLDGIRMMSVLGGFPALFVIVGAALSLGVMALRGRPTAAPVVPED; translated from the coding sequence TTGCCAGCCGCACTGCCGCGCCGCATCAACCGCCCGGTCTTCTTCGTACCGCTCGCTATCCTTGCCGCGGCGGTGGGGTTCAGCCTGTGGCAGCGCGCGGCCTTTTTCGAGGCCGAGGTCGCGATCAACGACTGGGTCCTCCTCTGGCTCGGCCCGGTCTTCGCGGTGGCGGGGGTCGCTTTCCTCGTCCTGCTCGCCGCCGTCGCGCTGTCTCCGCTCGGCAGGACGATCATCGGCGGCCCCGATGCGAAGCCGCTGCTCGGCCGCTGGCGCTGGTTCGCGGTCATGCTGTGCACCACCATCGCCACCGGCATCCTGTTCTGGGGCGCCGCCGAGCCCTTGTTCCATCTCAACACCCCGCCCGCGATGCTGGGGCTGCAACCGGGCAGCGACGGCGCCGCGGCCTTCGCGATGTCGACGATGTTCCTCCACTGGACGCTGACGCCCTATGGGATCTACACCGTCGCCGCGCTCGCCTTCGCGCTCGTCTATTACAACCGCGGCGAACCGTTCAGCCTGTCGTCGCTGTTCGTTCCGCTGATCGGCCAGCGCGCCCACGGACCGGTCGGATCGGGGATCGACATCATCTGCCTCTATGCGCTCGTCGCCGGCATGGCCGCGTCGATGGGCGCCGGCATATTGGCGCTCGCGGGCGGAATCGAAGGGCTCGGCGGCTTTGCTGGCGGCCCGGGATTGCGCTGGGGCATCATGATCGCGATCGTCGCCAGCTTCCTGATCTCGGCCGCGACGGGCTTGCAGAAGGGCATCGCCGGGCTGTCGGTACTCAACACCTGGATCTTCTTCGCGATCATCGCCTTCGTGCTTCTCGCCGGACCGACCGCCGAGATGCTCGGCCTGTCGCTGCGCGGCGGCGCCGACTATGTCGGCACCTTCGTACCGCGCAACCTCGGGCTCGACGTCGACCGCGATTGGCACCGGCAATGGACGATCTTCAACTGGGCGAACTGGTTCGCCTGGGCGCCGGTGACCGCGCTGTTCCTCGGCCGCCTCGCGGTCGGTTACAGCGTCCGCGCCTTCATCCTGTTCAACCTGATCCTCCCCGCGCTGTTCGGCGCGGTGTGGATGACCGCGATCGCGGGTGCGACGATCATCCTCGACCAGCAAAGCGGTGCCAGCCTTTATGCGATCCTGTCGACGCAGGGTCCCGACCCCGTACTGTTCCGCCTGTTCGACGCGCTCGGCGGCGGATCCGTCGTGACCGCGATCGTATTGTTCGCAATCTTCCTGTCTTACGTCGCGGGCGCCGACGCCAATGTGTCGGCGATGAGCGCGCTGTCGACGCACGGCATCACCCCCGAGCGCCCCGAAGCGCCGCTGTGGATCCAGATCGTCTGGGGCGTCACCGTCGGGCTGGTCGCGATGGTGCTCGTCGCTGCGGCGGGGCTCGACGGCATCCGCATGATGTCGGTGCTCGGAGGCTTTCCCGCGCTGTTCGTGATCGTCGGCGCGGCGCTGTCGCTGGGCGTGATGGCGCTGCGGGGACGGCCGACCGCCGCCCCCGTCGTTCCGGAAGACTGA
- a CDS encoding M13 family metallopeptidase, translating into MKKFLTGAAGLAIAATLVAVPVLANDMAPFASLKAEAGEASAKDDASLKALTFGAWGVDLGARDTSVKPGDDFDRFANGGWFAKTEIPADQASAGVDYDVYNLTQRQLRQVVTGAPGTSQVGGLYQSFTDEARVEALGAKPLMADLAHVAAIKDKAEMARFMGASQGAFGMTIVGGGPYADTDDPTINVLWLGQGGLGLPEREYYLDDQFKPQRDAYRAYIVRTLGMTGTKNPEAAADAILAYETEIAKVSWKIADRRDIGKINNPMSSAELAAYAPGLDWDAWFAGAGIAPQKRIIVNETTAIRDIAALYAKTPLDTLKLWQQFHVANQAAPYLSKAFVDSRFDYTKVLSGVSELRPRWKRGLTLVDGSLGELVGETYSHEYFPASAKAKMETLVANLKLAMGDRIRANSWMAPATKQAALTKLERMDVMVGYPDKWRDYSGLKIDPADLYGNVKRSGQFEYAYGLSDLNKPVDRKKWSMNPQEVNAYNGGLENKIVFPAGILQAPYFSESVDDAVNYGAIGAVIGHEIVHGFDDQGRKIDANGAVRDWWTPEDAARFDAAAKAFGAQYATYEAAPGAFINPDLTMGENIADLAGLEVAYDAYHRSLGGKEAPVIDGLTGDQRFFLAFAQAWRDKAREDSIKQQVASDPHSPARWRIIGPVRNVDAWYTAFGVDAGAKYYLKPADRTKIW; encoded by the coding sequence ATGAAGAAATTTTTGACGGGGGCCGCGGGCCTTGCGATTGCGGCGACGTTGGTCGCGGTGCCAGTATTGGCGAACGACATGGCGCCCTTCGCGTCGCTGAAGGCCGAGGCGGGCGAGGCGTCGGCGAAGGATGATGCGTCGCTCAAGGCCTTGACCTTCGGCGCTTGGGGCGTCGACCTCGGCGCGCGCGACACGTCGGTGAAGCCGGGCGACGATTTCGACCGTTTCGCCAATGGCGGCTGGTTCGCCAAGACCGAGATTCCGGCCGACCAGGCATCGGCGGGAGTCGATTACGATGTGTATAACCTGACCCAGCGCCAGCTGCGCCAGGTCGTCACCGGGGCGCCGGGGACGAGCCAGGTCGGGGGATTGTACCAGAGCTTCACCGACGAGGCGCGGGTCGAAGCGCTCGGCGCCAAGCCGCTGATGGCCGATCTCGCGCACGTCGCGGCGATCAAGGACAAGGCCGAAATGGCGCGCTTCATGGGCGCGTCGCAGGGCGCCTTCGGCATGACGATCGTCGGCGGTGGTCCTTACGCGGACACCGACGATCCGACGATCAACGTGCTGTGGCTGGGGCAGGGCGGGCTGGGCCTGCCCGAGCGCGAATATTATCTCGACGACCAGTTCAAGCCTCAGCGCGACGCGTACCGCGCCTATATCGTCCGCACGCTCGGCATGACGGGGACCAAGAACCCCGAAGCCGCCGCCGACGCGATCCTGGCCTATGAGACCGAGATCGCCAAGGTCAGCTGGAAGATCGCCGACCGCCGCGACATCGGCAAGATCAACAACCCGATGTCGTCTGCCGAACTCGCCGCCTATGCGCCGGGGCTCGACTGGGACGCGTGGTTCGCGGGGGCGGGGATCGCGCCGCAAAAGCGGATCATCGTCAACGAGACGACCGCGATCCGCGACATCGCCGCGCTGTACGCCAAGACACCGCTCGATACGCTGAAGCTGTGGCAGCAATTCCATGTCGCCAATCAGGCGGCGCCCTATCTGTCGAAGGCGTTCGTCGACAGCCGCTTCGATTATACCAAGGTGCTGAGCGGGGTCAGCGAACTGCGTCCGCGCTGGAAGCGCGGGCTGACCCTTGTCGACGGCAGCCTTGGCGAGCTGGTCGGCGAAACCTATTCGCACGAATATTTCCCCGCGAGCGCCAAGGCGAAGATGGAGACGCTCGTCGCCAATCTGAAGCTGGCGATGGGCGACCGGATTCGCGCCAACAGCTGGATGGCACCCGCGACCAAGCAGGCGGCGCTGACGAAGCTCGAGCGGATGGACGTGATGGTCGGCTATCCCGACAAATGGCGCGATTATTCAGGGCTGAAGATCGATCCGGCGGACCTTTACGGCAATGTGAAGCGCAGCGGTCAGTTCGAATATGCCTATGGCCTGTCGGACCTGAACAAGCCGGTCGACCGCAAGAAATGGTCGATGAACCCGCAGGAGGTGAACGCGTATAATGGCGGGCTGGAGAACAAGATCGTGTTCCCGGCCGGCATCTTGCAGGCTCCCTATTTCAGCGAGAGCGTCGACGATGCGGTCAATTATGGCGCGATCGGCGCGGTGATCGGGCACGAGATCGTCCATGGTTTCGACGACCAGGGGCGCAAGATCGACGCCAATGGCGCGGTGCGCGACTGGTGGACGCCCGAGGATGCGGCGCGCTTCGATGCGGCGGCCAAGGCGTTCGGGGCGCAATATGCGACCTATGAGGCGGCGCCCGGGGCGTTCATCAACCCCGACCTGACGATGGGCGAGAATATCGCCGATCTCGCGGGGCTGGAGGTCGCGTACGACGCCTATCACCGCTCGCTGGGCGGCAAGGAAGCGCCGGTGATCGACGGGCTGACCGGCGACCAGCGCTTCTTCCTCGCCTTCGCCCAGGCCTGGCGCGACAAGGCGCGCGAGGATTCGATCAAGCAGCAGGTGGCGAGCGATCCGCACAGCCCGGCGCGCTGGCGGATCATCGGGCCGGTACGCAACGTCGACGCCTGGTATACGGCGTTCGGCGTCGATGCCGGGGCCAAATATTATTTGAAGCCCGCGGATCGCACGAAGATATGGTGA